The Dromaius novaehollandiae isolate bDroNov1 chromosome 3, bDroNov1.hap1, whole genome shotgun sequence genome includes the window TTACGTACTAGGCTTAATACTTGCTCATGCGCGTGGAAACTCTGAGCTAATCCTCTGAGAAATCCAACAATCAGGATTTTATAGTTTTTGTACTTTCATTTGTAAGTGTATACAGTATACAAATCTTCATCAGGAAGTAAAAAGCAAATTGCTTACCTGTCTTTTGGAATGTTCACTGTATTCTCCAGGGATGTTGTGAGCGCTTTTTATTAAAGTCTTTGCAATATGATAGTAATAGATACTAATAATGGAAAGAGGGATAAGGAAATACACTAAGAAAATCAGCACAGAATGGATCTTTGGGTGTATGTCATCCGTCATGGGATATGGTATGCATGCTGTGAAAGTGGCATTGTCTGAGCCATTGATGTGGGCCAGTTCGGAGAACACTGCTTCAGGAACTGCCAGCAGCATGGAGATTACCCAAATGGCAACGGCTTTAACACAGGTCCATAGCACTGCACTGGATGTTTGGATATCCATGGGATTTACAATTGCTTTGTACCTGGAATTGATCAAAATACAGACATAAATTGAAAGGTATCATTTCAGATTCAACAAATGATGCCTAAGGCCACTTCATACTTTTGAGTAGGGCTTTGGTAGGGCTTGGCCGGGCTTTGAGTAGGTCAACACTACTTTCATACTTACATATTTTGTCCttctttgaaatgtctttttttttttaatctatccgTCTCTAATCTGCATTCTCCCAGTTTCTAAATTAATTTGTGTATAtactcatcaacagcagcaacaGGAGCCCTGGATACCACCCGGTACTGTAAGTGCCCATTCAGTGCCAGCCAGGcaaaaatgcagaagcagccATGACTCCACTCTTTGCTTACCCAAATCCTCTCAGCAAATCCCCAAATCCATATCCTTCCTCCATATTTCAAACTCTCTGACATGCCAGCGCATTCATCCTAGAGTTCACTTTCTCCCTTGGCTCCCACAGCCCAGGGCTCTCTCCTGCCTGTCACATCTTCCCTACATGCAGACTTAGTCCCACCTCACCAGCCCCAGCCCGGGAGCACAAGACAGAAATCAGCTAGTCAGCATTAACCAGTCAGACTAGTAATAACTGCTGCTGTGGAGGCTCCTGCCTTTCCACCTCAGCATCTTTGCATACACAGATTTACTGTTCAGTCTTTCATGTCCGGAATATAAGCCTCTTTATAAAGTCAGGCAGGAACAACTCCCAATGGTCTGTGCAAAGTATTAAACTCTTAAATAAAGTAAACATTTCCACATAAATAGTTGGAAGCTGCTGCTGTATACTGCATTTGGGGAAACTGTCCCATAATATATAATTATGTATGAACCTTTACAGAACTGACAAATTCATAAACTGTGCAATGAAAGCAGCAAACATGTCACAGGATTGACATATCACACCTTAATAAAGTGAAATAAAGGAATAGAAGTAGAAGCTGGGCAAGCATTCTTCTACATAAAATTTTTGTTGCAGAAGCTGATCTAAAGTAAGGGTCTCCACAGGAAAAGGTCAGTTTGAAAAGGCCAAAGATACTTTTGagataaatatttcaaagttAACAACGTTttggttagtttttttttttaattccaatttcaagaaacttctttttcaaaatgtaggttaagtttgttttaatatttttattaaaaacttgCGAACattgaataaaacatttcattttatctaAGCTGTGTTATTTTGGAAGACTGCTTAATCtgatgttgttttttctttccttcaaattttttatttttagttctcaACTGATATGgggtattatttttttctgaaattgcagAAGTTTATCAAAATgagaaaattatttctatttaacCACTGAAGAAAAGTTTAATAGGGAGAAGGCAGTTCAGAGAGATTCTaatacacacagacatacactTACATATATGGGTATGTACAGATGTCTAAATAGACACCAGGGTTTGGGTTGTGGCTAAGCGTAATATTGTTGCTAAAGGGAATGCTGAGAAATGGAGTTGTGATTTCAAATACCCTTTATGGCTGATTGGCAGGTCCTGACAGTCACTTTATAATCCCTCAACACCATTAGCAGGTGTTTGAGGAGctgtggccaaaaaaaaaaaaatctgtatcccCATGCAGCAACTTCTCAGTTTGCTGGAAACCACAGGTAGAATTGGCTCTGCCATGGCAAAGTCTGGAGCAGAGTACTGTCTGGGTAGACTCAAAAACTTTTCTTCAGAGAATATTTGAGTTAAAATTGTCTTGGAGCTTCCCTTGCTCGCAAATCCTTAAAATTCAAAGAGAAGAATTATTCATCAGTTTCTGCTGAATTATCCATATATAATCCATGAGAATTGAATAGCTAAAAATAATTGATATTTGTGTTCATATTCTCTCTGAATTTGAAGAGAGGCTTTTTACTGTGTCTTCATCCAAATCGTCGAGTAGAAAATTAAACTCAGTAAACTGTCTCTGATAATTTATGTTTACCATTTGTTCTAGCACACAGTGAGAAACTCCCTGGACACCAAGGCGCAATAAATATCCTTTATATTATCATGGCAAGGATAGAAGCTTGTACACAAAACATGAAGGCTCCCTAGCATAAACTGTGACCTTATTAGCCAATAATTTATTCCCTAATGATGTCTGCCTTGATTTCATTACATAAAGACAGACCAtctatttcatttcattcaacTGAGGTGACGTCAAGCCCTTACATCTGctaatttctttaaaactttaCACTGATGGGGGAGAGTTGGTTTGAAGATCTTTGTTGGGTGGGTGGGAGGGAAATAAATATTGTGTGCTGTattacaaaactttttttcctctcttttctcatggaaatgtttcaaattattttgatCATAGCCCTATTACCCGGGACAGTGACTCtgtcaaaattcattttttaagcaGCATTTGGTCTGGTTAATATCTAAATAGAAGACCTTTTCAGAAGGCTTTACATTACCAGCATGTGTGGCACATATTTGTGTTTCAGTAGATATTGCTGTTCCAGTAAATAGCATGCTTTTACCTGAGCTACAACTGATTTCAAGTTGAAGGCATTGAAGCAGAGGGCTATTTTTTACAAACACAGCTGGGTCCAGCCCAGAAAACCTCTTCTTTAAACATACCTGTCAAAATTCTATTTGCTACTTCAACTGACCACAATATGGCACTCTTTTTCCTAGGACTCAGTCCTATTCAGTACTCTGTGTCAGTGGGAATGAAAAGGTACTAAGAACGTTACAAAATCTGTCATGTTGTTTATATCTCTGAAAAGACGTAGAGTAGAAAGACACAGATTACAGataaaatcaaatgtaaatagAATGAAATTAGAAGTGCTCCACAAGTGAATACCCAGCCTCTTCCTTTGTATAGAACCAGTGTAAGGGTAAAACATACCACCAACTATTCAAATGACAAAGTGcatattttctataaataaaataacagtgGTAAACCAAAGTAAGGGGGCAAATTATTTAGTCAAATTAGTGAGAAAAATTCATCTTCTCCTGAACTtcacagatgaaaaaagaaaattataggTTGCCATGAAGATCAGGAAATAattataaatatgcatttggttttaattaaaagtctTTATGTAAATTCTGTCTTCCTACATCCTCTATCATTGCTGACAAAGGCATCCCAcctcaggaaatatttttaaaataagtttcctTCCTTTGGAGCTGTCGCTTCCACCAACAGATACATGCACAAACTTTTGCATTCTGCAGATACTGGTTTTGACTGTATAGCCTATTCTCATTGTAAAGCAATCTCCGCCCATCCATGCAACccaaaaaatcctaaaagaaagaaagagtatcCTCATTCTTCAGAGATACAGTGTGTTGCTACATTGTAAACTCCAGTATTCCTTATCTACTTCTCCCCATCTTTATTTTCAAAGCCATTCATAAATATGTTTCTCAGCTCCCGATAAGTACGGAAAGCTCTACTCCTGTCTTTGCTGAGTCCATAGTGCCATTCCCCCTACAAAATACATAACTTCCAAAGAAGTCATGCTTCATCCTAAGCTGTCCCTCCATGGCAATGCTTCCTCTTTTTCTAGGGTACTTAACTGAGatgtctttcaaaaataaataaaaacaaagcaaaagaaaacccaGAATAACTAGACAATGCTTAGGCAGCCACTGGACTATGATTACAACCTACCACGTTAACCAGAATTGCCTTAATATTTCCTTGTACTCTTTTGTCTGCATCTGCTATTGTCTCACTTAAGAACTCTCTAAGTCAGGGACTTTCTTCTTGTTCATGATTGTACACCACCTACCACAATAAGCATCATCATTTATCACCCAGTTTCCTATGTGTTCCCgcaatgcaaattaaaaaatcacAATAATGAAGTGTCATAAACCAGGCCACTAGTTTATTCATTTCATAGTTTTAACATTGAGGCCTTTCATAGGTTTAATATTGAGGGACCAGTCAGAAGAGGTATAGTTCTCTAAgtgctgtaggggcagacagtgagggatcggacaagataaagttaaggagccgaaggctgaatagatagcagtatgggaacatagggagtaaccgcacagagtatgggagtgatgatgggaacatgacctttgggaaggtatgACGTGGCGCTTGCAAagagaatagaaagtaccgtaaatcactgtaGGAAAATGCctatctgggctagagcttatatatagggcttgcttgcttgaataaagttgattctgatccagcacattggagtccgtgaatcagactgccacaaaGTGCAATAGTGTCTCTTAGCGGACTGAAAACCCCTGGGAATGGCTGAACACGTGCTACttgctattctttttttcattcctgtaGCTCATACACCTGTGAGAGCAAAAGTAGAAGTTTCAAATATTATCACAAGACTAATACAAGTAGATCTGATGGCAAAACAACACATATCTTACCTCCTCCTAACTATTTTCAACTCGCTGACAGATAACAGTTCCTTACTGGATGAAGCAGGGAGCAAATATCTTCCTTCAAAGAAATGGGCCAGTTTAAAAGGTTTAATCCAAAGACTATAGTCCCCTTCTACTTAGAGATCTACCTCCTCTCCCTGCAGTGCATTCACGCCTTGCTGGTGCCCTGGGTTGTTCTGAGTACCCTCTTATACGTGGATACACGCTGGAAGTAGATCTTGTGATGGAGCATGTTTACATGGTTCCCCTCTGTTTCTTCACTTTTTACTGCTACTTGTATGTGTCCACTTGTTACTGCACTAGTTAAAAGAACCATCATTCCTTTGTTCAGTTATTCTACTGAGGACAGCAACAGTAAATGATTTCAGTGACTATTATTCAGAAGAGCCAGTATTCCCAATGGATTTATATTTAAATTTGGATATATACAGAGAGTCACTGACTAACATATTTTTACATATTATTAAGATGGTCAAATATATCTGTACAAATTCTTTTCAGTAGTGTTGCAGTTTCTATAAGCTACTGGTagctatgaaggaaaaaaaataaaaaaagactaagACACAGATTTAATAAAGAACTTAGGCTACTATATTAGTAAACTAAACAGAGTCAGAATCTGGCCTTTGGCCTGGAGGCCACATGGCATAGGCTGGACATCCAAGCCCACTAAATTCTCTAATGCTCCCAAAAAAGATCACCACGTCCAAATAAAATAGGCTGTTTACACTTCTGTTAGGAACCACCCTTGCATGTGTTTATTCCTGAACCATATCTAGAAATTGTTTACAAGAATATTGATTGGCCTAGGTCAAAACCACACTATGGGCTGCTCTAACAATTCAACAGGCAGTTGACTGCCAATGCCCAGGCCTATGTTTTGGCACTGCtaaatatgtatgcatgtgtgtatatatatgtgtgtgtatacacacacacacacacacacaaaaatacatatatacgtatatataataaaaaacacAGACTTTCAGGTGGCTGGTCCCAAGAACACGACCCAGAAAGCTTTGCTCAATGGCTGGCCTACTCTGGCCCACTATGCCCTTCCTTCCTTGACTTCAAAATTATGCAAATAGTTCCTTTGCTGTCTATGCCCAGAGCTCTCCTGACTCACCAACTCAGTTTGCATCCAGGATTCATTACGATCCTGAAATTAGGCAGAGGGAAGCCAAGGGGACTGACTGAAAAGGTGCGTTTAAAGGATTGACACCAAGGGCGTTAGCTTTCACGGAACAGCAGCTGCAGTGAAGAAGGCTCTGGTACCCACCTCTCTGAGAAAAAAGGGAGCATTCAGGGCATCCAGCCAGGGTGTCCAGGGGCCAGTGCCCAGGGCTGTGAGACAGTGCCTCAAAACCAACACTTCCTCAATGAAGAGAGAATCTTAATCCTACCAAGTTGTGTCATACAAACCCCTGGACTTAGCATTTCCCTTGGGGAAGTACTTGGCAGCTCAGCATATGttttttcttgggttttgttgACTTTTTGAATTATTTAAGTCATCCCAACACTAATTTGTAATTCTGGATTTTGGATTCTACTCGGGTGGGGTGGATAGACAGAAAGGAAGATCAACATCTAAGTTAGAGGGTAGACGTCACAACACCTAGCCTAGACAAGCTTATGTTCTCTTTGGATTGTCCCCTAGTCATCTGTTCTCCATTTAGTCATATTATTTCTACCTCACTAtaattttactgtaaaaaaaattcttagaaaaCCACACATAACCCTGACTTATTGTTTCAGGGTTTATATTCTGGACCATGAAGGATCAAAGCACCGTAGGGGGAACAGAAACTTTTTCCAAGATTGGCTTAATCCAAAACCCATTGGTGCCCCTGCCTTTAAACTGATAAGGGCATGCTTATCTGATATAATTACCCACATGTGTACTGCATGTCCTACATGAGCTATACTCTGGATCAGTACATACTGATTAAGTACATGAATAAAGAAGATCAGTTCCTACCTCATAAAATCATGAGTGCTGGAGCAGAAGGTCAATAAGAAATATCAATTACAGAAACTCAAGTACCTGGAAGCAGAAAACCACAGTGTAAAAAATGCTCAGTGCCGGTTTACCCTTATAGACCTATTACTCTTACAAAACCATTCCTCCCGTTTCCTTGATTAATTCAGTAATAGCCCATGCCTATGGCAGATAAAATTGCTATTGAGGAGTATATTACATGGTCAGCTGATTTTTAGAAATGTTACAAGCCAGGAAGAATTAAATAACCAAATCTCTATTAATGTAACTGGAAAAGAGTTAGATTTTATCTGCTGAGAATCTAGACAAAGAATCTTAAATCCTGAATTGTAAAAGCTGCAATTTCATTTATTTGCTCCTATATTATCATCTAGGATGCTCCACTCTCTGTCACTTTTAAACTTGTTTCCAGTTCCATGTTATTCACAACTTGTGTTGAAATTTTGCATTGAAATCAatgcaggtggaaaaaaaaaacaagtatacACAGTggtaaaaaagcattaaaaaaatgaagatgaaaaggTTAATATTACAAGCTTCataagacaaacaaacaaacatagaGCCAAAGACCAAACATGACCCTAaccaaaatactgttaaaaattaagtagaaaaaagtgaaacaatATTTGGAATAGTGATGTGAAGGACAAAAAAGAATCATAGAATGATAGAATGATAACATAATAGAATAACATTAATTCTTTTCTctcatatatacacacatcaCAATTTTTTTTGAACATATGCTCATACAATGTAAGAAATACACAGTTAAATCCACATGCAACAGAACTAATTACACTTAGGCTCCTATGGGTTGTTTGTCTCTTGGCTATGTTCTCTGACCTCTGAAAGATAGAGGGTGGGGAAACTAATTCCAAAACAAATTTCTCTGTAGTGAACACCAAATTAGGTTCCCTCTTGTCTTTGCAAATTTTCATAAACTTGTAAGAACTTACTCTCTGTAATCATTCTGTCAAATTTGACTGGATTTGGGCAAGGATTAAAAAGTTATTAGTGGAGGCACACACTTAGGCCTAGAGGTTATGATTGCCCATGCCTTGTTTCATTAGTACGCATACAAAAACACACAAGAATTTTAGCACTAGGAATACGTAGTCTGGAAGAATGTGCCTGCAGCAAAATATATATAAGAATACACCAATTATTCTACaattaaactatttaaaacaaaaattgaatGAAATTGTCCCTTTTGGGAAGCATATGTGAGAAATCCATCACTCTGCACATGCATAAAAGctaagtatatttattatttagtCTCTAACAAATTTACTATCGCAGAAAACAAGTAAAATCTTTTCCCCAGACTTCGCACTGATAGAACATATTTGATCTTCCACATTATTTCTGAACATGGCTAAATACAGACTTGAGGATTCCACAGTCCAACCTAGTTGAACCCATTGCAATGTAGTACATAAGGGAATAATGTGTACATGTTATGGAGAGAGGCAAGGAAAATAAATCTATGGAGATATATGTTCAGCCCTGCCTGGCAGGAATTCAGCTGAATCTGTTCTTCAATAGCTATTTTATCTGTTACAGGCACAGGTTATTACTGAATTGATCAAGGAAACAAGGAAAGAGGAGGAGTGATTTTGTGACAGTTTCTCAGGTTTTAGGTTGCAAGCTACAAAAGGCTACAGGACACTAGGAGGATCCAAAATTGTTTACATTAGTCAAAGCAAAATTGGCTTCTGCCAGCACAACAAAGATACTGTGTTGATCACTGACTAGGATAAACACTACAGCTATTTCTCACTCTTAATCCTGAGGACTAAGCTGTTGCCTTATGAATTGAAGAGCACACACGCATGACACAGGCAAAGGCTTAACAGATGCCTGTGTTTGCACGAAGTTAGATAATAGGATAAACACCACTGAGAATAGGATAAATACCATTTACCTACCTTGGGAGGAAAATAGTATTTGCTGAGAAATCATTTTGAGCTACATAAAGTTGTTGTAAGGAGCTGTGATTTTTTCCTTCGAAGTCCATTCATCCCAGGTCTCCTGGAATGTTGTGGATACAATTGCTTTTAATCTGCATACATGATAATTCAGTGATGGCCAGAGGTGTGTGCTGTGATAGTCCTTCTCAGACTTCTGCCCCATGAGTTTCTCCAGCCACCTCTCCACACCACAAGCTATGGGAAATCCGGCCCTCTATCTCTGAACACCACCCTGGAAACACTAGTTCTTCAATTCCTTGCCCTAGAGCCCTTTCTCTGCCACAAAATGGCAAGATTGCTTACCCTGAGAAGAGATTGAGGAGCCCCAAGGGCCCAGTTTATATTCTGAGTTAACTTCAAGGTTCACCATGGATATAAATTGGAAAAGCCTCCCTGGAGCAGTGAACAAGTGCACCATATGGCTCAAGCTAGGCATTGTTCAAGTTAGGTTCATTCTTgacttctgccctttctgcagtGAGCGTTATCTTATTTTGGGTAGGCACACTATACAGAACACTAAATATTTTTGTCTATTGTATCTTTTTCGTGCTTATGACTGTAGACCTTCAGAAAGAGTTTTATTAAGTCTCTTTTCCAattcaaaactaaaaaataaatatttacaaatcCCTTCTTTAGTGTAATCCTTGTCTGCATTTCTATAAAGTCCTGTGGCAATAACGAGTAAAACATAGGAAAGGTTTTAATGATCATATATTAAAACTTACTTTGAGCATTCTGTGTGAAAGATGCCACTAAGAAGATATTACTATACACCAGACAGAACATGTGCTGGATTATAATGGAGCCTCTTTAGTGATACCATCGCTTCCCATTTGCAGTCACACATCCTGTACTAGCTTCAGTTATTCAGGGGTGCTACTGCCCCCAGCCAGGCCTCACCTCCTCATCACCTCTTTGCTGTAGGAAGCTGCCACCACTTCTCCTCTGCTGACATAATCAGCCATACTGTTTCCCCATAACTGAACCTAGTCAAGATGACCCCTGTCAAGATCTGGCTACAAATCAGTGTGACAAAAAACCCTCAACACCAATGACTCCTCTTTAGTTCAGCACAAATTTCTGCTgtacaaaaaaacagaacagagtcCAATTCAAATGCCATTAGGCAAGAGTCCAGGCAGCTTCATTGAGAGCTTACTTCAACCCCCTAGCGAAAAAGATACtgttcactgaagtcaatgattGTTCCTCCTGACTGAGGAAACAACACTTTTATTCTCAGTAACTGAAAAGTTAactagagagaaaaaagaaacagagttgTTAAGTCCTTAATATAACCATTTCCTATATTTGTATGTAGTATGGACTCCAAAATGCTGGaggaatatatttattataaGCTTATATGGTCACATTGCACCATCTGTAGCTGCTCTCTAGGATCTGTAATTCTGAGTGCATTCAATGCACACAGATTCAGCATTATTACCTCTTGAAActttactgattttaaaatgagaatataAAATTATGtacaaaaggcaaaaaacagAAGCTCAAAAACTATATATAAAGTAAATGAATGAATCCTTAAGCATTAAGACATCAGCATTCCCTCTCATTATATTTCCCTAGAGATatgattttctttgcaaataactTCTTCCCATTTCAAATAAGATACCATAATCATGCTTCTAAACAACATCAAtagagcagaaaggaaaatgtaagaTTTGCTTGGCTCTCCAAGGACAGTTTGAGGTATACATTTTAACTGAAGTAATCAGGGAGTTATAGTCACTTTAAAGTACATTTTGCAAGCTGTTCTTCAAAACATTGAATCCTCATACATTACAAGAGTTTTACACACAAGTATTTTAGGTTCTGATTCAAATACCACCGAAATTGAGGGCCACTGAATAGTACTAGATGGAATCAAATGATTTACTGAACTGGCTGTAAAAAAAGTTATAAAGTTATACTTTGTAAAACAAGAATTAAAAGAATTTCAAGAAACCTTTACAGTAAACTTGAAAATATATTATCAAATTAAAGCCTTTACATAATGGGCCAGTGTAACAAATTTCTTTGGCTAAAAATccaacaaaagaaaatgagacaCTTCCTATGGAGAAGGAATTTAACATTTTCACTTCTGTCTGAAATGAAAGTGTTTAGATAAGGGAAGAAAGAGATAATTTAATTTCAAGTTGTCAATTACACTGTAATACTTTGTCTTTCAGAGCCTGAAGCACAATCCCACAGCCATCCAGTTAATATAAGTCCCTTAAGTATGTCCATTTAAATTAATCTGGAGGAAAAGCTTAGGGTCCAGCTCTTTGTTTCTTCCTAATTCAGCAGACACTACAGGTGGAAGtgtttctttccatatttttccccttttccatgtGTTCAGGAGAAGCTGAAATGCATAGTATGACCTGAAAGTTTAAGACTGATAATTAGAGTGGAACAGTTTGGTGCTTCCAAATTCAGAGAGTGCTAAACAAATCACCTCTGGTGACTTGTTGTCCTGGTAAGGTGCCCACAcatgcacatgcgtgtgcacacacacatacacacactttctCTGCATAAAGAAACAAATCTATTAAAAATATCTCTGTGATGGATTTGGTTTAAGCTGCTCACTGCCTGTTGACATGTCACGGTGGCTTGGCATAGATTATATTTAGGGTCTAAAATCTTCCTCTAATGAGTAAGATTTCAGTACACAGACTGTCCCTGGGCCATTCCAGAGGTGCAGAGGCCAGGACTAGACCCCAGTCCCCACAGGTTGTGCCCTGGAAGTCAGAGCTGCAGATGCATCCATCTCCAGAAGCCACCTAAATTATTACCAGACATGTGATCAGTCAGTGAGGGAAAAAGCAGTGTGGGCAGCTCATGCGTCGGAGTGGGGAGTTTGCAAGCCAGGGATACCTTATCAGAGGGGTGCCTTACCTTTTGTGCCAGCTCCGGCCAGCCTCAGCCCAAgccacagagggctgggaaggggcagcCCGGCTTTCCTACCTGTCGGCACTGAGGGCAGTGAGGGTGAAGACAGAGACACCGACGGAGGTGAGCTGGATGGCAGGGATGAGCTTGCAGCCCACCTCCCCAAAGAGCCACTCCTCAGAGAAGTACCGGGAGGCATCAACAGGCACACAGGTCACCAGCAGCAATAGGTCACCAACAGCAAGGCTGGAGATGAAGATGTTGGGCATGCTCCTCATGGCACTGTTGGAGATGAAGATCTTCATGAGGGTGATGTTGCCCAGTAAGCCCACGGTGATGATGAGCAGGTAGAGC containing:
- the NMBR gene encoding neuromedin-B receptor; the encoded protein is MEAELLSGLTAIPLGGNGSTYSETDTVLLPLAQGSAMLTIRCVIPSLYLLIITVGLLGNITLMKIFISNSAMRSMPNIFISSLAVGDLLLLVTCVPVDASRYFSEEWLFGEVGCKLIPAIQLTSVGVSVFTLTALSADRYKAIVNPMDIQTSSAVLWTCVKAVAIWVISMLLAVPEAVFSELAHINGSDNATFTACIPYPMTDDIHPKIHSVLIFLVYFLIPLSIISIYYYHIAKTLIKSAHNIPGEYSEHSKRQMETRKRLAKIVLVFVGFFAICWFPNHVLYMYRSFNYHKIDPSTGHMVITLVARVLSFCNSCVNPFALYLLSESFRRHFNSQLCCRRKSQQQRSASYLRNSSAVRMTSLKSNNRNTVTSMTLLNGHNSKQEMSL